The following are from one region of the Acanthopagrus latus isolate v.2019 chromosome 2, fAcaLat1.1, whole genome shotgun sequence genome:
- the LOC119009985 gene encoding complement C1q and tumor necrosis factor-related protein 9-like yields MAEGEKNHNTPLQGSNRGALDRHQSSVMAYDTSSHGRPVAFTAKLKIDDSHPKHSGVLKFANVLVNEGGGYSPDTGIFSCPVDGLYHFMVHMTVYGCGQCAIFKNGEKVVSLYHRNLPDRLSYNSSQVASVGSVVKLSKKDEVWINLWGQGRHDIFATEDNDTIFTGFYLR; encoded by the exons AtggctgagggagagaaaaatcacAACACTCCTCTGCAAGGAAGCAACAG aggCGCGTTAGATCGTCATCAGTCTTCAGTCATGGCATATGACACTTCCTCACACG GCAGACCTGTCGCCTTCACGGCCAAGCTGAAAATCGACGACAGCCACCCAAAACACTCCGGAGTCCTGAAGTTTGCCAACGTGCTGGTCAACGAGGGAGGAGGCTACAGTCCTGACACAGGCATCTTCTCCTGCCCCGTGGACGGCCTCTATCACTTCATGGTGCACATGACGGTGTACGGATGCGGACAGTGTGCCATATTCAAGAACGGAGAGAAAGTAGTGTCCCTGTATCACAGGAATCTGCCGGATAGACTCAGTTATAACAGCAGCCAGGTGGCCAGTGTCGGCAGCGTGGTCAAACTGTCCAAGAAAGATGAGGTCTGGATTAATTTATGGGGGCAGGGTCGACATGACATCTTTGCAACAGAAGATAATGATACTATCTTCACTGGGTTTTATTTGAGATAA
- the LOC119009771 gene encoding complement C1q tumor necrosis factor-related protein 5-like: MMKFICCPGNSSGGDGEPLPQEPKKGRSLVPDVPPRRVVAFTAKLNTAHSTPYHSGVLKLVDVLVNEGQAYSPDTGIFTCPLEGFYHFTVHMSVNGRAQCAIFKNGESLASVYHTSLPDKCSQVASVSSTVQLSEGDMVWVNLWGHGRHEIIATDDNDTVFVGFYLG, from the exons ATGATGAAGTTTATCTGCTGTCCTGGGAACAGCTCTGGTGGAGAtg GCGAGCCTCTGCCACAAGAACCGAAAAAAGGAAGGAGTCTTGTTCCTGATGTCCCACCGA GAAGAGTAGTTGCCTTCACAGCCAAGCTGAACACCGCTCACAGCACCCCCTACCACTCCGGTGTGCTGAAGCTCGTGGATGTGCTGGTCAACGAGGGACAAGCCTACAGCCCTGACACAGGCATCTTCACCTGCCCGCTGGAGGGGTTCTATCACTTCACCGTGCACATGTCTGTGAACGGGCGGGCTCAGTGCGCCATTTTTAAGAACGGAGAGAGTTTGGCTTCGGTGTACCACACGAGTCTCCCTGATAAATGTAGCCAAGTGGCCAGTGTCAGCAGCACAGTGCAGCTGTCTGAGGGAGACATGGTGTGGGTGAATTTATGGGGTCACGGTCGCCATGAGATCATCGCGACAGATGATAACGATACAGTGTTCGTTGGGTTTTATTTAGGCTAA
- the LOC119009996 gene encoding complement C1q and tumor necrosis factor-related protein 9-like has product MAYEPNRGDNYSPSGTVAFTAKLKVEDSYPCSSGVLKFATVLVNEGGGYSPDTGIFSCPVDGFYHFTVHVSVYGRGQCAILKNGEKVVSLYHTSLPDKCSQVASISSVIKLSKKDEVWVDVWGPGRNDIFATEDNDTIFTGVRLG; this is encoded by the exons ATGGCCTATGAACCCAACCGTGGAGACAACTATTCACCGTCAG GGACTGTTGCCTTCACAGCCAAGCTGAAAGTGGAGGACAGCTACCCCTGCTCCTCTGGAGTCCTGAAGTTTGCCACTGTGCTGGTCAACGAGGGAGGAGGCTACAGTCCTGACACTGGCATCTTCTCCTGCCCCGTGGATGGCTTCTACCACTtcactgtgcatgtgtctgtgtatggGCGAGGACAGTGCGCTATAttaaaaaatggagagaaagtaGTGTCACTGTACCACACTTCTCTGCCAGATAAATGTAGCCAAGTGGCTAGTATCAGCAGTGTGATCAAACTGTCTAAAAAGGATGAAGTCTGGGTGGATGTTTGGGGGCCTGGCAGAAACGATATCTTTGCAACTGAAGATAATGACACAATCTTTACTGGGGTGCGTTTGGGTTGA